From a region of the Notolabrus celidotus isolate fNotCel1 chromosome 14, fNotCel1.pri, whole genome shotgun sequence genome:
- the LOC117825453 gene encoding ADP-ribosylation factor-like protein 14 — MGMYGSKPQKQAQVLMLGLDGSGKTTLLYRLKYNESVVTVPTVGFNVETLETDRSSPGLTVWDVGGQRKMRPHWKHHYTDTAGLVFVVDSWDQKRLDETRKVLHRVLRYESLRGVPLVVLANKQDLQGALSPEALCVKLDLRRVFEGRAWFIQPCSAISGMGLEEGFRRIVYLLKTPLKQTQEDIKVKMRSKGLSITAMKQVFLCRR, encoded by the exons ATGGGCATGTATGGATCCAAGCCTCAGAAACAAGCGCAGGTCCTGATGCTGGGCCTGGACGGATCAGGAAAAACCACCCTGCTCTACAGGCTGAAGTACAATGAGAGTGTGGTGACCGTACCCACTGTGGGCTTCAACGTGGAGACACTGGAGACGGACAGGAGCAGCCCGGGCCTGACAGTGTGGGACGTGGGCGGCCAGAGGAAAATGAGGCCCCACTGGAAGCATCATTATACAGATACAGCCGGACTTGTGTTTGTGGTGGACAGCTGGGATCAGAAGAGGCTGGACGAGACTCGCAAAGTTCTGCATCGG GTCCTGAGGTATGAGAGTCTCAGAGGAGTTCCTCTCGTGGTTCTCGCCAACAAACAGGACCTTCAGGGAGCTCTGAGCCCCGAGGCTCTCTGCGTCAAACTGGACTTGAGACGAGTCTTTGAGGGCAGGGCCTGGTTCATCCAGCCATGCTCAGCCATCAGTGGCATGGGACTGGAGGAAGGTTTCAGGAGGATTGTCTATCTCTTGAAGACGCCACTGAAACAGACTCAAGAGGACATAAAGGTTAAGATGAGGTCCAAAGGCCTCAGTATAACAGCAATGAAACAAGTCTTCCTCtgcaggaggtga